In Nostoc sp. CENA543, a single genomic region encodes these proteins:
- a CDS encoding YlxR family protein gives MKPNYRRCVSCRKAGLKEEFWRIVRVFPSGNVQLNEGMGRSAYICPQHSCLQAAQKKNKLGRSLRASVPETLYQTLWHHLALKNPQKQI, from the coding sequence ATGAAACCCAATTATCGGCGTTGTGTTAGTTGTCGCAAAGCAGGTTTAAAAGAAGAGTTTTGGCGGATTGTCCGTGTCTTTCCTTCAGGGAATGTACAATTAAATGAGGGCATGGGGCGTTCAGCTTACATCTGCCCACAGCATAGTTGTTTGCAGGCGGCTCAGAAAAAAAATAAATTAGGGCGATCGCTACGTGCATCAGTACCAGAAACACTGTACCAAACATTGTGGCATCATCTAGCCCTCAAAAATCCCCAAAAACAAATTTAA
- a CDS encoding peptidoglycan-binding protein: MWCGFGKSSMIIGAACLITASVVISNTTFAARQRNYTPQEFRAVLRGLGYNVKVTNGPLTDAETKTAISEFQKGYKLTVDGIAGPQTQDFAATIMQVLQGNLNAVLKPKNPLPRDQFYSSRTEELVKEYQKKNQLQETGIADLALRQKLDQEAKNIINQPDSKPTPTPTATPTSKPTATPTTKPTATPTSKPTTTPTPTAKPTATPTSKPTTTPTPTAKPTATPTSKPTTTPTPTTKPTATPTTKPTPTPTSKPTTTPTPTATPTPTSTDTPTPTPTTTP; the protein is encoded by the coding sequence ATGTGGTGTGGGTTTGGAAAATCAAGCATGATTATCGGTGCTGCTTGTTTAATTACTGCTAGTGTTGTAATTTCAAATACAACCTTTGCCGCCCGCCAACGTAACTATACACCCCAAGAATTTCGTGCTGTATTACGGGGATTAGGTTACAACGTCAAAGTCACAAATGGCCCCCTTACTGATGCGGAAACCAAAACAGCAATCAGTGAATTCCAAAAAGGATATAAGTTAACTGTCGATGGTATAGCAGGGCCACAAACCCAAGATTTTGCTGCCACCATTATGCAGGTTCTACAGGGGAATTTGAACGCTGTTCTAAAGCCTAAAAATCCTCTTCCTCGTGACCAATTTTACAGTTCGCGCACAGAAGAATTAGTCAAAGAATATCAGAAAAAAAATCAGTTGCAGGAAACTGGGATTGCTGATTTGGCACTGCGCCAAAAGTTAGATCAAGAAGCGAAAAACATTATTAATCAGCCAGATAGTAAGCCAACACCTACCCCAACGGCTACACCAACATCAAAACCAACTGCAACCCCAACCACTAAACCAACGGCTACACCAACATCAAAACCAACTACAACCCCAACTCCAACTGCCAAACCAACGGCTACACCAACATCAAAACCAACTACAACCCCAACTCCAACTGCCAAACCAACGGCTACACCAACATCAAAACCAACTACAACCCCAACTCCAACTACAAAACCAACAGCTACACCAACTACTAAACCGACACCCACACCAACATCAAAACCAACTACAACCCCAACCCCAACAGCGACTCCAACGCCGACTTCAACAGATACACCAACCCCAACCCCAACAACTACACCCTAA
- a CDS encoding M42 family metallopeptidase translates to MQDYSQLFAMIAELVMHHSPSGAEMEINQLLWQKFAALGVEVVKDRADNIIAKIPGKNSDRAIAITAHKDEIGAIVKSIGDQGRVEVRKLGGAFPWVYGEGVVDLLGDNETVSGILSFGSRHVSHESPQKVQQEDTAVKWENAWIETKRTPEELEAAGIRPGTRMVIGKHRKHPIRLKDHIASYTLDNKASVAILLALAEHLKQPAVDVYLVASAKEEVGAIGALFFTQNHSLDALIALEICPLSEEYPVKDGENPVLLSQDAYGIYDEGLNGQLRQCAKQLNLSLQLTTLSGFGSDASIAMKFGHVGRAACLAFPTQNTHGYEIAHLGAIANCIILLKAFCETEFE, encoded by the coding sequence ATGCAGGATTACAGCCAGTTATTTGCCATGATTGCAGAATTAGTCATGCACCATTCTCCTAGCGGTGCGGAAATGGAGATTAATCAACTGTTATGGCAAAAATTTGCTGCTTTAGGTGTGGAAGTTGTCAAGGATCGCGCCGATAATATTATTGCCAAAATTCCTGGGAAAAATTCCGATAGAGCGATCGCCATCACTGCCCACAAAGACGAAATTGGCGCGATAGTTAAAAGTATCGGTGATCAAGGTAGGGTAGAAGTCCGCAAGCTTGGCGGTGCTTTCCCTTGGGTATATGGGGAAGGCGTAGTGGATTTGTTGGGAGACAACGAAACTGTCAGTGGAATTCTCAGTTTTGGTTCGCGTCACGTCTCCCATGAATCCCCACAAAAAGTCCAGCAAGAAGATACAGCCGTTAAATGGGAAAATGCCTGGATAGAAACTAAGCGCACTCCAGAAGAATTAGAAGCAGCTGGGATTCGTCCGGGAACGAGAATGGTGATTGGTAAACACCGTAAACATCCCATCAGACTTAAAGACCACATCGCCAGCTATACCCTAGATAATAAAGCATCGGTAGCGATACTATTGGCTTTAGCAGAACATCTAAAACAGCCAGCAGTTGATGTGTATTTAGTCGCATCTGCAAAAGAAGAAGTGGGAGCGATTGGGGCATTATTTTTTACCCAAAATCACAGTTTAGATGCGTTGATTGCTTTAGAAATTTGTCCGTTATCCGAGGAATATCCGGTGAAAGACGGGGAAAATCCGGTTTTATTATCTCAGGATGCCTATGGTATCTATGATGAGGGTTTAAACGGACAATTGCGTCAATGCGCCAAGCAATTAAATCTGTCTCTACAACTAACAACCTTAAGCGGCTTTGGTAGTGATGCTTCCATCGCCATGAAATTTGGTCATGTAGGGCGTGCTGCTTGTTTAGCATTCCCCACCCAAAACACCCACGGATATGAAATCGCTCATTTAGGGGCGATCGCTAACTGTATTATTCTATTGAAAGCTTTTTGTGAAACTGAATTTGAGTGA
- the infB gene encoding translation initiation factor IF-2 yields MNNGKVRIYELSKELNLDNKELLAICDQLNIAVKSHSSTISETEAENIRAAAEKLPATNGTPKKEFHTSSHKPNSSPTSSNSRSNQPHKQQILEIRKPKILKNPTSNAPEVSGASNHQVAPSSEVNSPAPPKPFATPVSPMKPTAPTRPVPRTQPETTQAQPAPATEATPKPQASEKSAVEKPEKGSPSRPKPEKPQRPQLTAPPARPVAEKSDAPEQVSVSEKPILKRERPRRAEEDRDQPRPKVSKPTSTETPQPAGQKPSRPTPAGAKPERGNRSNAPVGEGRPRPARPGEAVAPVPVATPPKQMAGVSGRMESIEDRPAPDLLDLKRPTPPRLAKGGKKWQEEEIIDEIKEKSSKASVKGKRIKPILEDDFEDDDFLDPEDKLEIPATVQVSLSIARPPKPKAARPSQPSTTGVGSIPTARTKKFGSRDQNRRQQEVEVKRERPSKVIVTGPMTVQELADALVVADTEIVKILFMKGMAVSITQNLDIPTITLVAKELEVEIETAEPEAEARKVTEMIDVGDLEHLLRRPPVVTIMGHVDHGKTTLLDSIRKTKVAAGEAGGITQHIGAYHVDVEHEGKQQQIVFLDTPGHEAFTAMRARGARVTDIAVLVVAADDGVRPQTVEAISHAQAAEVPIVVAINKIDKEGAQPDRVKQELTQYGLTPEEWGGETIMVPVSAIKGENLDTLLEMILLVAEVAELSANPDRSARGTVIEAHLDKAKGAVATLLIQNGTLRVGDMLVAGSAFGKVRAMVDDRGKRVDVASPSFAVEVLGLSDVPAAGDEFEAFENEKEARAIASDRADKQRLSRLLQGRVTLTTLSAQAQEGELKELNLILKADVQGSVEAIVGMLKQIPQNEVQIRMLLATAGEITQTDIDLAAASGAVIIGFNTTYASGARQAADEAGVDVREYNIIYKLMEDIQGAVEGLLEPELVEESLGQTEVRAVFPVGRGAVAGCYVQSGKLVRNCKVRIRRGSKVIYEGVLDSLKRMKEDAREVNAGYECGVGIDKFHDWAEGDIIDAYQMVTKRRTLALTR; encoded by the coding sequence ATGAACAACGGCAAAGTTAGAATCTACGAATTATCAAAGGAATTGAATTTGGATAACAAAGAGCTATTAGCAATTTGCGACCAGCTCAACATCGCGGTCAAAAGCCATAGCAGTACAATTTCAGAAACAGAGGCAGAAAACATTAGGGCGGCGGCTGAAAAATTACCAGCAACAAACGGAACGCCCAAAAAAGAATTTCATACATCATCCCATAAACCCAATTCATCACCCACTAGCTCAAATAGTCGCTCAAACCAACCTCACAAACAACAAATTTTGGAAATTCGTAAACCCAAAATATTGAAAAATCCTACTTCTAATGCTCCCGAAGTATCAGGAGCTAGCAATCACCAAGTTGCTCCATCATCTGAAGTGAATTCTCCAGCACCACCAAAGCCCTTTGCCACACCAGTCTCACCCATGAAGCCGACGGCTCCTACTCGACCTGTCCCTCGTACTCAACCTGAAACCACTCAAGCACAACCTGCTCCAGCCACAGAGGCCACACCCAAACCACAGGCCTCTGAAAAAAGCGCAGTGGAAAAACCGGAAAAGGGATCTCCATCTAGACCTAAGCCGGAAAAACCCCAAAGACCACAACTAACCGCACCACCAGCTAGACCTGTAGCAGAAAAGTCAGATGCACCTGAACAGGTGAGTGTGTCAGAAAAACCGATCCTCAAACGAGAACGCCCACGGCGGGCAGAAGAGGATCGTGACCAGCCCAGACCAAAAGTCTCGAAACCTACATCAACGGAGACACCCCAGCCTGCTGGACAAAAACCATCCCGTCCTACTCCCGCAGGAGCCAAACCAGAACGTGGGAATCGGTCAAATGCACCAGTCGGGGAAGGTCGTCCTCGACCAGCGCGTCCTGGAGAAGCCGTCGCACCAGTGCCAGTCGCCACACCTCCCAAACAAATGGCAGGGGTATCGGGACGCATGGAATCTATTGAGGATAGACCGGCCCCCGATCTGCTCGACTTAAAACGTCCCACACCACCCCGATTGGCTAAAGGTGGCAAAAAGTGGCAAGAAGAAGAAATCATTGACGAAATCAAAGAAAAATCCAGCAAGGCCTCGGTCAAAGGTAAACGCATCAAGCCCATCTTGGAAGATGATTTTGAAGATGATGATTTTCTAGATCCTGAAGACAAACTGGAAATCCCAGCTACAGTCCAGGTGAGTTTGTCAATTGCGCGTCCCCCCAAACCCAAAGCCGCTAGACCCTCACAACCGTCTACTACAGGTGTAGGTAGTATTCCAACTGCCAGAACTAAAAAATTCGGTTCTCGTGACCAAAATCGTCGCCAACAAGAAGTTGAAGTAAAACGTGAGCGTCCGAGCAAAGTGATAGTAACCGGGCCAATGACGGTACAAGAACTAGCGGATGCTTTAGTGGTAGCCGATACAGAGATTGTGAAAATCCTGTTCATGAAAGGGATGGCGGTCAGCATTACCCAAAATCTGGATATTCCCACCATCACCCTAGTCGCTAAGGAACTAGAAGTAGAAATTGAAACCGCCGAACCAGAAGCAGAGGCGCGTAAAGTCACGGAAATGATTGACGTGGGTGATTTGGAACATCTCCTTCGTCGTCCTCCAGTGGTGACAATTATGGGTCACGTAGACCACGGTAAAACCACCCTGCTCGATTCCATCCGTAAAACTAAGGTCGCAGCCGGTGAAGCTGGCGGGATTACCCAGCACATTGGTGCGTACCACGTAGACGTTGAGCATGAAGGCAAACAACAGCAAATCGTCTTCCTGGATACCCCTGGTCACGAAGCCTTTACTGCTATGCGGGCGCGGGGTGCGAGAGTGACAGATATCGCTGTCCTGGTAGTAGCGGCAGATGACGGTGTACGTCCCCAAACAGTAGAAGCAATTAGCCACGCGCAAGCGGCTGAAGTACCTATTGTTGTAGCCATCAACAAAATTGATAAAGAAGGGGCGCAACCCGATCGCGTTAAACAAGAACTCACCCAGTACGGTCTCACCCCAGAAGAATGGGGCGGCGAGACAATTATGGTACCGGTGAGTGCGATCAAAGGTGAAAACCTCGACACACTCCTAGAAATGATTCTCTTGGTGGCAGAAGTCGCTGAACTCTCCGCTAACCCAGATCGTTCTGCCAGAGGCACAGTCATCGAGGCGCACCTAGATAAAGCTAAAGGCGCAGTCGCTACCTTACTGATTCAAAATGGGACTCTCCGCGTGGGAGATATGCTGGTGGCTGGTTCAGCCTTCGGGAAAGTCAGAGCAATGGTTGACGATCGCGGCAAACGTGTGGACGTAGCTTCTCCATCCTTCGCTGTTGAGGTACTCGGTTTAAGCGATGTCCCCGCCGCCGGTGATGAGTTTGAGGCATTCGAGAACGAAAAAGAAGCCAGAGCGATCGCTTCCGACCGTGCCGACAAACAACGCTTGTCTCGTCTATTACAAGGACGCGTTACCCTCACCACCCTATCAGCCCAGGCTCAAGAGGGCGAGTTGAAAGAACTCAACTTGATCCTCAAGGCCGACGTACAGGGATCAGTGGAAGCCATTGTGGGAATGCTCAAACAAATTCCCCAAAACGAAGTCCAAATTCGGATGCTCTTGGCCACAGCCGGAGAAATCACCCAGACCGATATTGACCTAGCCGCAGCCAGTGGCGCAGTCATTATTGGCTTTAACACCACCTACGCCAGTGGTGCAAGGCAAGCCGCCGATGAAGCTGGTGTAGACGTGCGGGAATATAACATCATCTACAAACTCATGGAAGATATCCAAGGGGCTGTAGAAGGTCTATTAGAACCCGAATTGGTAGAAGAATCCTTGGGTCAAACCGAAGTCCGGGCTGTCTTCCCAGTCGGTCGTGGCGCGGTTGCAGGTTGCTACGTGCAGTCTGGCAAACTTGTCCGCAACTGTAAAGTGCGGATACGCCGTGGCAGCAAAGTCATCTACGAAGGGGTACTAGACTCCCTCAAGCGGATGAAAGAAGATGCACGGGAAGTCAACGCCGGTTACGAATGCGGTGTGGGCATAGATAAATTCCATGACTGGGCAGAAGGTGACATCATCGACGCATACCAGATGGTAACTAAACGCCGTACACTGGCATTGACAAGATAG
- a CDS encoding low-complexity tail membrane protein: MRSFRSEPILWIHLAGLATLPVFLLLCLLFLSVGEPLLPVWMELLLVAVVGVIPLLWMQLRRPFYIFGILGVALKPENLTEQQRKILCLINTKLNRLLALLAAMISIVLLWQLYQVTPLMVNVASFLPQWRSLALLMAGLTFLASNLFLQIPVSVARVLVTNDTEFAAIEPLPLEKINQDFTILGVRVNKILPQLTVKVKTEE; this comes from the coding sequence ATGCGCTCATTTCGTTCTGAACCAATTTTGTGGATTCATCTGGCAGGCTTGGCAACACTGCCCGTTTTTTTACTGCTGTGTTTATTGTTTTTGTCTGTAGGTGAACCGCTACTACCTGTATGGATGGAGTTGTTACTAGTAGCGGTGGTGGGCGTGATTCCCCTGTTGTGGATGCAATTGCGCCGACCTTTTTATATATTTGGTATTTTGGGTGTAGCTCTCAAGCCAGAAAATCTGACTGAGCAGCAAAGAAAAATTCTCTGTTTAATTAATACAAAATTAAATCGGTTATTGGCACTACTGGCAGCCATGATCTCAATTGTGCTGCTATGGCAACTCTATCAAGTAACTCCTCTGATGGTGAATGTAGCGAGTTTCTTACCACAATGGCGGAGTTTGGCCTTGTTAATGGCTGGCTTAACCTTTCTGGCAAGTAATTTATTTCTTCAGATTCCAGTCAGTGTAGCACGAGTTTTAGTGACAAATGACACAGAATTTGCGGCTATAGAACCGTTACCTTTAGAAAAGATTAACCAGGATTTCACGATTTTAGGGGTGCGGGTTAATAAAATCTTGCCCCAGTTGACTGTCAAAGTTAAAACTGAGGAATGA
- a CDS encoding DUF1565 domain-containing protein — MKHQGLTIFSVKSLSTGIIALFLATSTITLISHAVQANPKASQSHTIAQVPVNAPVIYVNPATGADTAGAGNTANTPYKTITYALNQAQAGTIIQLAPGTYDSQSGEQFPLTLKPGVTLRGDEASKGQGIVITGGGFYTSRTFARQDVTILATENTTVAGLTVTNPNQRGTGVWVESTNPIIKNNTFTKSVRDGVFVTGTGNPKIESNIFVQNTGNGVSVAKAAQGEIRNNLFQDTGFGIAIGGTSTPLVVENQIVQNQDGLFISESAKPILRNNVIQNNKRDGVVATISAEPNLGSNENPGGNLIRSNTRYDVNNATRTVRILAVGNDIDQKKIFGAVDFVAATVEQPGSGTAFKDVSVNYWAKGYIEALAAQNIIAGFPDGTFKPNDPVTRAQFATIITKALTPPAKRSAIEFRDVSRNFWAYGAIQAAYQSQFVAGYPDGTFKPQQQIPRVQALVALANGLGLTADNQNVISIYTDAAQIPNYAVSPVAAATSKQLVINYPNVNQLNPNREATRAEIAAFVYQALVNAGRAQPLPSSYVVRVP, encoded by the coding sequence ATGAAACATCAGGGCTTAACTATATTTTCGGTGAAATCCCTATCAACTGGAATCATCGCCTTATTTTTGGCTACTAGCACAATCACACTAATTTCTCATGCTGTCCAAGCCAACCCTAAAGCCAGCCAGTCTCATACCATCGCTCAAGTTCCCGTCAATGCACCCGTGATTTATGTTAATCCTGCCACTGGTGCAGATACCGCAGGTGCTGGTAATACAGCTAATACACCCTATAAAACCATTACCTACGCTCTCAACCAAGCTCAAGCAGGTACGATTATTCAACTAGCCCCTGGAACTTATGACAGTCAATCTGGAGAACAATTTCCCCTAACTCTCAAGCCGGGGGTGACACTGCGGGGCGATGAAGCTAGTAAAGGGCAAGGAATAGTCATTACAGGTGGTGGATTTTACACTAGTCGCACCTTTGCTAGACAAGATGTAACGATTTTAGCCACTGAAAACACTACAGTTGCAGGTCTAACTGTCACCAACCCCAATCAACGTGGCACAGGTGTCTGGGTAGAATCAACTAATCCGATTATCAAAAACAATACTTTTACAAAAAGCGTTAGGGATGGCGTTTTTGTCACAGGTACGGGCAATCCCAAAATTGAAAGTAACATTTTTGTTCAAAATACTGGTAACGGCGTTTCCGTTGCTAAGGCTGCTCAAGGTGAAATTCGCAATAACTTATTTCAAGACACAGGTTTTGGGATCGCAATTGGTGGTACTTCTACACCTTTGGTTGTAGAAAACCAAATTGTGCAGAATCAAGATGGCTTATTTATCTCAGAATCAGCCAAACCCATTCTGCGTAATAACGTCATTCAAAACAATAAACGAGATGGTGTTGTCGCCACTATTTCAGCTGAACCCAATTTAGGCAGTAATGAAAATCCTGGCGGTAACTTAATTCGCTCTAACACTCGTTATGACGTGAATAATGCCACCAGAACAGTTCGCATTCTCGCCGTAGGTAACGATATCGACCAGAAAAAGATTTTTGGTGCAGTTGATTTTGTGGCGGCTACTGTAGAACAACCAGGTTCTGGAACAGCATTTAAAGATGTATCGGTAAATTACTGGGCTAAAGGTTATATAGAAGCCCTAGCTGCACAAAATATCATTGCTGGTTTTCCCGATGGGACATTTAAACCCAATGATCCTGTAACTCGCGCCCAATTCGCTACCATTATTACCAAAGCTTTAACACCACCAGCTAAACGTTCTGCCATTGAGTTTCGAGATGTCAGCCGGAATTTCTGGGCTTATGGTGCTATTCAAGCAGCTTATCAGAGTCAATTTGTAGCGGGTTATCCTGATGGAACTTTCAAACCCCAACAACAAATTCCCAGAGTCCAAGCTTTGGTAGCCCTAGCAAATGGACTAGGGTTGACGGCTGATAATCAAAATGTCATTTCCATTTATACTGACGCAGCACAGATCCCCAATTACGCGGTTAGTCCAGTTGCAGCTGCAACCAGCAAGCAATTAGTGATTAACTATCCCAACGTTAATCAACTCAATCCTAATCGGGAAGCCACTAGAGCTGAAATTGCGGCTTTTGTCTACCAAGCACTAGTGAACGCTGGACGCGCCCAACCTTTACCTTCTTCCTATGTGGTAAGAGTTCCGTAA
- a CDS encoding Uma2 family endonuclease produces the protein MTTFPKYIPQSDPPLPAWETLPTMYDLPSDNPEEPGLPDDFHFLQPILLYLTFQPINWNSELVYCAADLNLYYDVEHPLWYKRPDWFGVVGVPKLYKGEDLRLSYVTWQEPANPFVVVELLSPGTEDEDLGNLPTVKDKPPSKWEVYQQILRVPYYIVFSRYTNELRAFQLVGGHYEAITLTDGRISMPELGLSLGIWSGVFRGINRLWLRWFTLTGELIPEPTEEAITAKQEAEQAKRKAEILAERLRQLGINPDELV, from the coding sequence ATGACTACCTTCCCTAAATATATTCCCCAGTCTGACCCACCGCTTCCGGCGTGGGAAACCCTGCCCACAATGTATGATTTACCAAGCGACAACCCAGAGGAGCCAGGTTTGCCAGACGACTTTCACTTTTTACAACCGATACTTTTATACTTAACCTTCCAACCCATTAACTGGAATTCTGAATTAGTTTATTGTGCAGCTGACCTCAATCTTTACTACGATGTTGAGCATCCTTTATGGTACAAACGCCCCGATTGGTTTGGTGTCGTGGGAGTACCAAAACTCTACAAAGGTGAGGATTTGCGTTTAAGTTACGTGACTTGGCAAGAACCAGCAAATCCCTTTGTCGTCGTGGAGTTATTATCCCCAGGTACAGAAGACGAAGATTTAGGTAATCTTCCGACAGTGAAAGATAAACCCCCTAGCAAATGGGAAGTTTACCAACAAATTCTGCGAGTTCCTTACTATATCGTGTTTAGTCGCTACACCAATGAACTCAGAGCATTTCAATTAGTGGGTGGTCATTATGAAGCGATAACTTTAACTGACGGACGTATCTCTATGCCAGAGTTAGGTTTAAGCTTGGGTATCTGGTCAGGAGTATTCCGAGGTATTAATAGGTTATGGTTACGCTGGTTTACCTTAACGGGTGAATTAATACCTGAACCCACCGAGGAAGCTATTACAGCTAAACAAGAAGCAGAACAAGCCAAAAGAAAAGCCGAGATTCTGGCGGAACGCTTACGACAACTAGGGATAAATCCTGATGAGTTGGTTTAA
- a CDS encoding DUF3493 domain-containing protein: MVKPNSKNSLNPEKFARLKAEAISPYRGLRQFFYIAVGASGFIGAFVFFFQLLAGRDIEHTLPNFALQLAIVALMIFLWRWEKRRQGR; this comes from the coding sequence ATGGTGAAACCAAATTCCAAAAACAGTCTGAACCCAGAAAAATTTGCTCGTCTCAAAGCTGAGGCCATATCACCCTATCGTGGCTTGCGCCAATTTTTTTATATTGCCGTTGGTGCTTCCGGTTTTATCGGTGCGTTTGTTTTCTTTTTTCAATTGTTAGCAGGTAGAGACATTGAACACACTTTACCTAATTTTGCTCTTCAATTAGCCATAGTAGCTTTGATGATTTTTCTTTGGCGTTGGGAAAAACGTCGGCAAGGTCGGTAA
- the nusA gene encoding transcription termination factor NusA: MSMVSLPGLKDLIESISRERNLPRLAVQSAIREALIKGYERYRRAQNLERRQFDEDYFDNFEVELDIDGEGFRVLSTKTIVEEVNNSDHQISLDEVQQVAPEAQLGDSVVLDVTPDQGEFGRMAAMQTKQVLAQKLRDQQRQMVQEEFQDLESTVLQARVLRFERQSVILAVSSTFGQPEVEAELPKREQLPNDNYRANATFKVYLKKVSQGQQRGPQLLVSRADAGLVVYLFANEVPEIEDEVVRIVAVAREANPPSRYVGPRTKIAVDTLDRDVDPVGACIGARGSRIQVVVNELRGEKIDVIRWSPDPATYIANALSPARVDEVRLMDTETRQTHVLVAEDQLSLAIGKEGQNVRLAARLTGWKIDIKDKAKYDHAAEDAKFAAARAQYTPEEDDIDLDDMEDEENQIEELEELDELEDEAFDTNDEE, translated from the coding sequence ATGTCAATGGTTAGTTTACCAGGATTGAAAGATTTAATAGAAAGTATTAGTCGTGAGCGTAATTTACCCCGCCTAGCAGTACAATCAGCCATTAGAGAAGCACTTATTAAAGGTTATGAACGTTACCGCCGCGCGCAAAATCTAGAACGTCGGCAGTTTGATGAAGATTATTTTGATAATTTTGAAGTCGAACTAGATATTGATGGTGAAGGGTTTCGCGTTCTTTCTACAAAAACTATTGTGGAAGAAGTGAACAATTCCGACCATCAAATATCCTTAGACGAGGTGCAGCAAGTAGCACCAGAAGCACAGTTAGGAGACTCCGTAGTTTTGGATGTTACCCCAGATCAAGGAGAATTTGGGCGCATGGCAGCGATGCAAACCAAGCAAGTGCTAGCCCAAAAACTGCGGGATCAACAACGCCAAATGGTGCAAGAAGAGTTCCAAGACTTAGAAAGCACCGTACTACAAGCCAGAGTTTTGCGATTTGAGCGTCAGTCAGTGATATTGGCAGTCAGCAGTACCTTTGGGCAACCAGAGGTAGAAGCCGAACTACCAAAGCGGGAGCAATTACCTAACGATAACTATCGTGCAAATGCTACATTTAAGGTGTACCTCAAAAAAGTCTCCCAAGGACAACAACGTGGCCCTCAATTGCTAGTATCCCGTGCTGATGCAGGGTTAGTAGTTTATTTGTTTGCCAATGAAGTTCCAGAGATTGAAGATGAAGTAGTACGGATTGTAGCTGTAGCCAGGGAAGCTAATCCTCCCTCCCGATATGTAGGGCCAAGAACTAAAATAGCTGTAGATACTCTAGATCGAGACGTAGACCCAGTAGGTGCTTGTATAGGTGCTAGAGGCTCACGCATTCAAGTAGTAGTCAACGAACTACGGGGTGAAAAAATAGACGTAATTCGCTGGTCTCCAGACCCCGCCACATACATAGCTAATGCTTTGAGTCCAGCACGAGTTGATGAAGTACGCCTCATGGATACTGAAACTCGGCAAACTCATGTATTAGTCGCTGAAGATCAACTGAGTTTAGCAATTGGTAAAGAAGGGCAGAACGTCAGGTTAGCCGCCAGATTGACTGGTTGGAAAATCGACATTAAAGATAAAGCCAAATATGATCATGCAGCAGAAGATGCCAAATTTGCTGCGGCTCGCGCCCAATATACACCAGAGGAAGATGACATCGACTTAGATGATATGGAGGATGAAGAAAATCAAATAGAAGAACTAGAAGAATTAGATGAGTTAGAAGATGAAGCGTTTGACACTAACGATGAAGAATGA
- the rimP gene encoding ribosome maturation factor RimP, producing the protein MVHPLVPQITDLALPVAEQLGLEIVGIVFHTNQRPPVLRVDIRNPLQDTGLDDCETMSRALEAALDVAEIIPDAYVLEVSSPGISRQLVTDREFISFKGFPVIVSTSPSYEGQQDWNGQLIRRDETKVYLNQKGRVLEIPRSLITRVQLDEQR; encoded by the coding sequence ATGGTTCATCCTCTAGTTCCACAAATTACAGATTTAGCCTTGCCAGTAGCAGAACAACTAGGACTGGAAATCGTCGGCATAGTGTTTCACACTAACCAACGTCCACCAGTCTTGCGGGTGGATATCCGTAATCCTTTGCAAGATACTGGTTTAGATGATTGTGAGACAATGAGCCGTGCGCTAGAAGCAGCCTTAGATGTAGCGGAGATTATTCCAGATGCTTATGTTTTAGAAGTTTCTAGCCCTGGCATTTCCAGGCAGTTAGTGACTGACAGGGAATTTATCTCATTTAAAGGTTTTCCTGTAATTGTCTCCACTTCTCCATCCTATGAGGGACAACAAGATTGGAACGGTCAACTAATCCGCCGCGATGAAACAAAAGTTTACTTAAATCAAAAAGGTCGCGTATTGGAAATTCCCCGCTCTCTAATTACCAGGGTACAGCTAGATGAGCAGCGATAA